Proteins encoded within one genomic window of Amycolatopsis sp. 2-15:
- a CDS encoding DUF3107 domain-containing protein, with protein sequence MEVKIGIKDTPRELVVSSGQTADEVEKLVAEALTAGDGLFRLNDEKGRKYIVPSDRIAYVEIAPSDVRKVGFGVGD encoded by the coding sequence GTGGAGGTCAAGATCGGCATCAAGGACACGCCGCGCGAGCTGGTGGTGTCCAGTGGCCAGACCGCCGACGAGGTGGAGAAGCTGGTCGCCGAGGCCCTGACGGCCGGTGACGGGCTCTTCCGCCTCAACGACGAGAAGGGCCGCAAGTACATCGTCCCGTCCGACCGCATCGCGTACGTCGAGATTGCCCCCTCGGACGTCCGCAAGGTCGGCTTCGGCGTCGGCGACTGA
- a CDS encoding AurF N-oxygenase family protein translates to MTRTLKETDREKTADRLLKSSANKFYDPDVDIDWDAPLVDGKNFILPERSSLYGTKLWDELTPEQRIELGKHEVASVATTGLWFEILLMQMLLKEVYDEDPTSSHAQFALTEIADECRHSTMFARMAARIGCPAYGPVPALRQFAKLMPTISYGPARYGAILVAEEVLDRLQREQMVDENVQPLVRMVNRIHVLEEARHVTFAREEVTRGMAKLGKHEIAYQQFIIALISYFVTRAFINPNVYKAVGIRPRDGVEAALNNPHWRGTIAWAGEKIMPFLQESGLVGLPGRYFWKKSFLLPEGK, encoded by the coding sequence ATGACGCGGACGCTCAAGGAGACCGACCGGGAGAAGACCGCCGACCGGCTGCTGAAGTCTTCGGCGAACAAGTTCTACGACCCCGACGTCGACATCGACTGGGACGCACCGCTCGTCGACGGCAAGAACTTCATCCTCCCCGAGCGCTCGTCGCTCTACGGCACGAAGCTCTGGGACGAGCTCACCCCCGAGCAGCGCATCGAGCTCGGCAAACACGAGGTCGCGAGCGTCGCCACCACCGGCCTGTGGTTCGAGATCCTGCTGATGCAGATGCTGCTCAAGGAGGTCTACGACGAGGACCCCACGAGCTCCCACGCGCAGTTCGCCCTCACCGAGATCGCCGACGAGTGCCGCCACTCCACGATGTTCGCCCGCATGGCCGCGCGCATCGGCTGCCCCGCCTACGGCCCGGTGCCGGCGCTGCGCCAGTTCGCGAAGCTCATGCCCACGATCTCCTACGGCCCCGCCCGCTACGGCGCGATCCTCGTGGCCGAAGAGGTGCTCGACCGCCTGCAGCGCGAGCAGATGGTGGACGAGAACGTGCAGCCGCTGGTGCGCATGGTCAACCGCATCCACGTGCTCGAAGAAGCGCGCCACGTGACCTTCGCGCGCGAAGAGGTCACGCGCGGGATGGCGAAGCTGGGCAAGCACGAGATCGCCTACCAGCAGTTCATCATCGCGTTGATCTCGTACTTCGTCACGCGCGCGTTCATCAACCCCAACGTCTACAAGGCCGTCGGCATCCGCCCACGCGACGGCGTCGAAGCGGCGCTGAACAACCCGCACTGGCGCGGGACGATCGCGTGGGCCGGCGAGAAGATCATGCCGTTCCTGCAGGAATCGGGCCTGGTCGGCTTGCCGGGGCGCTACTTCTGGAAGAAGTCCTTCCTGCTGCCGGAGGGCAAGTGA
- a CDS encoding pyridoxamine 5'-phosphate oxidase family protein — MTTVEPTAEAVGDVVRGTLSAHKSMFLATAGSAGPWAGGAYFADTDPFTLGLVVERTGRTLAAMRENPLVSVVVSTGSPMQPFLQAQADAEVVTGEVAEPVRETLVAKVPEVRPFLAIPVETVRLHVRRWRATDVVNGWLPGRELPGPRQGS, encoded by the coding sequence ATGACGACGGTAGAACCCACGGCGGAAGCGGTCGGGGATGTGGTGCGGGGGACGCTTTCGGCGCACAAGTCGATGTTCCTGGCGACGGCGGGGAGTGCCGGGCCGTGGGCGGGGGGTGCGTACTTCGCCGATACGGATCCGTTCACGCTGGGGCTGGTGGTGGAGCGGACCGGGCGGACGCTCGCCGCGATGCGGGAGAACCCGTTGGTCTCGGTGGTCGTGTCGACGGGGTCGCCGATGCAGCCGTTCTTGCAGGCGCAGGCCGACGCCGAGGTGGTGACCGGGGAGGTTGCCGAGCCGGTGCGGGAGACGCTGGTCGCGAAGGTGCCGGAGGTGCGGCCGTTCCTGGCGATTCCGGTGGAGACGGTGCGGCTGCACGTTCGCCGGTGGCGGGCCACCGACGTCGTGAACGGGTGGCTGCCGGGCCGCGAATTGCCTGGGCCGCGTCAGGGCAGCTGA
- a CDS encoding ferritin-like fold-containing protein, translating into MTDPKEISEGVVDLLGVIAYLELSAFDRMAEDARTAPTLAGRAALASMAAAEIGHFDMLSAHLAAHGVSVDDAMRPFVAQVDAWHASTRPKSWLESLVKAYVGDGLAADLYREIASWLDPETKDLVLTVLADTGHSAFAEREVAAGIKADPKARDKLALWGRRLLGEALTQAQYVVAERDGLAELIVSGSGDLSGIGGLFRRLQQGHTKRMQALGLG; encoded by the coding sequence GTGACCGACCCGAAAGAGATCAGCGAAGGCGTCGTCGACCTGCTCGGCGTGATCGCCTATCTCGAGCTTTCCGCGTTCGACCGGATGGCCGAGGACGCCCGCACCGCGCCGACGCTCGCCGGCCGCGCCGCGCTCGCCTCCATGGCCGCGGCCGAGATCGGTCACTTCGACATGCTTTCGGCCCACCTCGCCGCCCACGGCGTGTCCGTCGACGACGCCATGCGCCCCTTCGTGGCCCAGGTCGACGCGTGGCACGCCTCCACGCGGCCCAAGTCGTGGCTGGAGTCGCTGGTCAAGGCCTACGTCGGCGACGGCCTCGCGGCGGATCTGTACCGCGAGATCGCCAGCTGGCTCGACCCGGAGACGAAGGACCTGGTGCTCACCGTCCTCGCCGACACGGGTCATTCCGCGTTCGCCGAGCGCGAAGTCGCCGCGGGCATCAAGGCCGACCCGAAGGCCCGCGACAAGCTCGCGCTGTGGGGCCGCCGGTTGCTCGGCGAGGCCCTCACCCAGGCCCAGTACGTGGTCGCCGAACGCGATGGCCTGGCCGAACTCATCGTCAGCGGCTCCGGCGACCTGTCGGGAATCGGCGGGTTGTTCCGCCGGTTGCAGCAGGGGCACACGAAGCGCATGCAGGCGCTCGGTCTGGGCTGA
- a CDS encoding TetR/AcrR family transcriptional regulator, giving the protein MTRVIERVKRSSKQPGKHPASGEAATGDARRDRWRKHRIARRAEFVEAALRALDSHGPDLGMEDVAAEAGVTKPVLYRHFEDKADLYVALGQRGTEILFERLIPAINAELAPVPRIRMALDAFFSVIEEHPNLYRLLARGGLHEKTVSDADVVAEDKEVIATALTALLGDYMRMFSMDSGAAEPWAHGIVGMVQSTGEWWLDRRSMSRDSVVEYLTQIIWAAIDGLTRQHGVVIDPNLPLEENKVVQLGRAKTDAPADSDAG; this is encoded by the coding sequence ATGACCCGGGTGATCGAACGTGTCAAGCGCTCCAGTAAGCAGCCCGGCAAGCACCCGGCTTCGGGGGAGGCCGCGACCGGTGACGCCCGGCGGGACCGGTGGCGCAAGCACCGCATCGCGCGCCGGGCGGAGTTCGTGGAGGCCGCGCTGCGAGCGCTCGACAGCCATGGTCCGGACCTGGGGATGGAGGATGTCGCGGCCGAGGCCGGCGTCACGAAACCCGTGCTGTACCGGCACTTCGAGGACAAGGCCGACCTGTACGTGGCCCTCGGGCAACGCGGCACGGAGATCCTCTTCGAGCGTCTGATCCCGGCGATCAACGCGGAGCTCGCGCCCGTGCCGCGCATCCGCATGGCGCTGGACGCGTTCTTCTCCGTGATCGAGGAGCACCCGAACCTCTACCGCCTCCTCGCCCGCGGCGGCCTGCACGAGAAGACGGTGAGCGACGCCGACGTCGTCGCGGAGGACAAGGAAGTCATCGCCACCGCGCTGACCGCTCTGCTCGGCGACTACATGCGAATGTTCTCCATGGACTCCGGCGCGGCCGAACCGTGGGCGCACGGGATCGTCGGCATGGTCCAGAGCACCGGCGAGTGGTGGCTCGACCGCCGCTCCATGAGCCGCGACTCCGTGGTCGAGTACCTCACGCAGATCATCTGGGCGGCCATCGACGGGCTCACCCGCCAGCACGGCGTGGTGATCGACCCGAACCTGCCGCTGGAGGAGAACAAGGTCGTCCAGCTCGGACGCGCCAAGACCGACGCCCCGGCGGACAGCGACGCGGGCTGA
- a CDS encoding TetR/AcrR family transcriptional regulator → MTEMARLQQRGVRLPRTERRAQLLTAAQRVFAENGYHAAAMDEIAEEAGVSKPVLYQHFPGKLDLYIALLESHVDDLVSRVKGALDSTTDNRQRVPATVGAFFDFVSEDAGAFRMVFESDLRGEPAVQEAVDRATSASVEAITETITADAGLDDHKARLLAVGLVGMSQVSARYWLQHNQAMSQEEAVALTANLAWRGIGGGFPLKDG, encoded by the coding sequence ATGACGGAAATGGCGCGACTGCAGCAACGAGGCGTTCGGCTGCCAAGGACCGAACGCCGCGCCCAGCTGCTGACGGCCGCGCAACGCGTCTTCGCCGAAAACGGCTACCACGCCGCGGCCATGGACGAGATCGCCGAGGAGGCGGGTGTCAGCAAGCCCGTGCTGTACCAGCACTTCCCCGGCAAGCTCGACCTGTACATCGCGCTGCTCGAAAGCCACGTCGACGACCTGGTGAGCCGTGTGAAGGGGGCGCTCGACTCGACGACCGACAACCGCCAGCGCGTGCCGGCCACGGTCGGTGCCTTCTTCGACTTCGTGAGTGAGGACGCCGGCGCGTTCCGGATGGTCTTCGAAAGCGATCTGCGCGGCGAGCCGGCCGTACAGGAGGCGGTGGACCGCGCGACTTCGGCGAGTGTCGAGGCCATCACCGAGACCATCACCGCCGACGCCGGCCTCGACGACCACAAGGCCCGGCTGCTGGCCGTCGGCCTCGTGGGCATGTCGCAGGTCTCGGCACGCTACTGGCTGCAGCACAACCAGGCGATGTCCCAGGAGGAAGCCGTGGCGCTCACGGCCAACCTCGCGTGGCGCGGCATCGGCGGTGGCTTCCCGCTCAAGGACGGCTGA
- a CDS encoding class I SAM-dependent methyltransferase: MLSDDEAAELYDVLNTWGDFPADHFYDALVERAPNVLDVGCGTGGMLHHARDRGHRGRLVGLDPDRAALTRARRRTDVEWWEGTAAALSAEAEFDLVTMTGHAFQCLTADEDLRCSLSAIRRALRPGGRFAFETRHPRAKAWEDWTPAHPVTVSRPRPLRLWHEVESVVGDVVSFTEAVADPEGTVLRVDRAALRFLGPDELDEFLTVAGFVVEERFGDWERGPLTEQSREIVTIASAVRQPQDRAAQAAPAPKP; this comes from the coding sequence GTGCTGTCTGACGACGAGGCGGCGGAGCTCTACGACGTCCTCAACACTTGGGGCGACTTCCCCGCGGACCACTTCTACGATGCCCTCGTCGAGCGCGCGCCGAACGTCCTCGACGTCGGGTGCGGCACCGGCGGCATGCTGCACCACGCCCGCGACCGCGGCCACCGCGGCCGGCTCGTCGGCCTCGATCCCGATCGCGCGGCGCTCACCCGGGCCAGGCGGCGCACGGACGTCGAGTGGTGGGAAGGAACCGCCGCCGCGCTCAGCGCCGAGGCCGAGTTCGACCTCGTCACGATGACCGGCCACGCGTTCCAGTGCCTCACCGCCGACGAAGACCTGCGCTGCTCCCTCAGCGCCATCCGCCGGGCGCTACGGCCCGGCGGGCGGTTCGCGTTCGAGACGCGTCACCCACGGGCAAAGGCTTGGGAGGACTGGACTCCCGCTCATCCGGTCACGGTCTCGCGGCCGCGCCCCCTCCGCCTGTGGCACGAGGTCGAGTCGGTCGTCGGCGACGTGGTCAGCTTCACCGAGGCCGTCGCCGACCCCGAAGGCACCGTGCTCCGCGTCGACCGCGCGGCGCTGAGGTTTCTCGGCCCTGACGAGCTGGACGAGTTCCTCACCGTGGCGGGATTCGTCGTCGAGGAGCGGTTCGGCGACTGGGAACGCGGCCCCCTGACGGAACAGAGCCGCGAGATCGTCACGATCGCTAGCGCAGTGCGGCAACCACAGGACCGCGCTGCTCAAGCAGCACCGGCCCCAAAGCCGTGA
- a CDS encoding Rv3212 family protein, producing the protein MRRSPWNRGRDRVIAALIAVVVVVVALVVALNSDNLHTSRALASTPPTLPPAPTAVPGSMAQLWQAPSSATPVPIGEGDAVTTADGGEVAGRDPLTGKIRWHYTRENLQLCTVDTAWGRVNAVYHKAMGCSEVTQLDPTTGQITAQRNGDAELGTQLVSDGSHVTTTGKHLLDTWRDDLVKSMEYGQVPFLVNPNKQPRTGCTYGTVAAAAEKVGVIERCPGDPHDRLTVYKATAEHEDEPQVVFSSILAGSRARVIAMSGDFTAVLLPDQKLLVIYGPDGNERSAYPMDLPASDLAGDPAGGVEQTTRTDSGVYWFTGTKTVALSRDDLTPRWTLDSTRGPGITFARQLVVPINGGLAVLNESNGSTIRTVGVDRGGYNGVVRLTALGPVLLEQRGPVVAALR; encoded by the coding sequence GTGCGGCGTTCGCCGTGGAACCGCGGGCGGGATCGCGTGATCGCGGCGTTGATCGCCGTGGTCGTGGTGGTCGTGGCGCTGGTTGTCGCGTTGAACAGCGACAACCTGCACACGAGCCGCGCGCTCGCTTCGACGCCGCCGACGTTGCCGCCGGCGCCCACCGCCGTCCCGGGTTCGATGGCGCAGCTGTGGCAGGCGCCCAGCTCGGCCACGCCCGTGCCGATCGGCGAGGGCGACGCCGTGACCACCGCCGACGGCGGCGAGGTCGCGGGCCGCGACCCCCTCACCGGCAAGATCCGCTGGCACTACACGCGCGAGAACCTGCAACTGTGCACTGTGGACACTGCGTGGGGCCGCGTGAACGCGGTGTACCACAAGGCAATGGGCTGCAGCGAGGTCACGCAGCTCGACCCCACCACCGGCCAGATCACGGCTCAGCGCAACGGCGACGCGGAGCTCGGCACCCAGCTCGTCAGCGACGGCAGTCACGTGACCACCACCGGCAAGCACCTGCTCGACACCTGGCGCGACGACCTCGTGAAGAGCATGGAGTACGGCCAGGTCCCGTTCCTGGTCAACCCGAACAAGCAGCCGCGCACGGGCTGCACCTACGGCACGGTCGCCGCGGCCGCCGAGAAGGTCGGCGTGATCGAGCGCTGCCCCGGCGATCCCCACGACCGCCTCACCGTCTACAAAGCCACCGCCGAACACGAGGACGAGCCGCAGGTCGTCTTCAGCTCCATCCTGGCCGGCTCGCGCGCTCGCGTGATCGCCATGTCGGGCGACTTCACGGCCGTACTGCTGCCCGACCAGAAGCTGCTGGTCATCTACGGCCCGGACGGCAACGAGCGCTCCGCCTACCCGATGGACCTCCCGGCCAGCGATCTGGCGGGCGACCCTGCGGGCGGCGTCGAACAGACCACCCGCACCGACAGCGGCGTCTACTGGTTCACGGGCACCAAGACCGTCGCCCTCTCCCGCGACGACCTCACCCCCCGCTGGACCCTCGACAGCACCCGCGGTCCCGGCATCACCTTCGCGCGCCAGCTCGTCGTCCCCATCAACGGCGGTCTGGCCGTGCTGAACGAATCCAACGGCTCCACGATCCGCACCGTCGGCGTCGACCGCGGCGGCTACAACGGCGTTGTCCGGCTCACGGCTTTGGGGCCGGTGCTGCTTGAGCAGCGCGGTCCTGTGGTTGCCGCACTGCGCTAG
- a CDS encoding alpha/beta fold hydrolase, protein MVTTSTTRPATATAVRPAVTHVPLSTAPLPALEPVLPPWPGVVEDVGGVSLNVRRTPGPDGTVAVYVHGLGGSSSNWTDLAALLAPTASGRAIDLPGFGFSEPAPGFDFSLDEHAEVVARYLEGLDAGPVHLVGNSMGGAIVLLVAAARPELVRTLTLISPAMPDRRPDPRRLSDPMMALAYLPVVGARVRRRLASMTARERAAQVIKLCFYDLAKFPERRLDELTEEHGARAALAWAAPAMARSTFGIFRRWTAVGEASLWSVATRVSIPTLVVWGLHDRVISVRRAPRTARLLRHARLLVLPRTGHVAQMERPNVVARAVLGLWEAAEKGTW, encoded by the coding sequence GTGGTGACCACATCCACGACGCGCCCGGCGACCGCGACGGCGGTGCGTCCGGCCGTGACCCACGTGCCGCTCTCCACGGCGCCGTTGCCCGCGCTCGAGCCGGTGCTGCCGCCCTGGCCCGGTGTTGTCGAGGACGTGGGCGGAGTTTCGCTGAACGTACGCCGCACCCCTGGACCCGACGGTACCGTCGCCGTCTACGTCCACGGGCTTGGCGGGTCGTCCAGCAACTGGACCGACCTCGCCGCCCTGCTCGCGCCTACCGCGAGCGGCCGCGCGATCGACCTGCCGGGCTTCGGCTTTTCGGAGCCCGCGCCCGGCTTCGACTTCAGCCTCGACGAGCACGCCGAGGTCGTCGCGCGCTACCTCGAGGGCCTCGACGCGGGCCCGGTGCACCTGGTCGGCAACTCGATGGGCGGCGCGATCGTGCTGCTCGTGGCGGCCGCGCGCCCCGAGCTGGTCCGCACGCTCACGTTGATCTCGCCGGCGATGCCCGACCGCCGCCCGGACCCGCGGCGGCTGTCGGACCCGATGATGGCGCTGGCGTACCTGCCGGTGGTCGGCGCGCGCGTGCGCCGCCGGCTGGCCTCGATGACGGCTCGCGAACGCGCGGCGCAGGTCATCAAGCTGTGCTTCTACGACCTGGCGAAGTTCCCCGAGCGGCGGCTCGACGAGCTGACCGAGGAGCACGGGGCCCGCGCCGCGCTGGCCTGGGCCGCGCCCGCGATGGCGCGCAGCACGTTCGGCATCTTCCGGCGGTGGACCGCGGTCGGCGAGGCGTCGCTGTGGTCCGTCGCGACGCGGGTGAGCATCCCCACACTCGTCGTCTGGGGCCTGCACGACCGGGTGATCTCGGTGCGACGCGCCCCGCGCACCGCGCGGCTGCTTCGACACGCCCGGCTGCTGGTTCTTCCCCGAACCGGGCACGTGGCTCAGATGGAACGACCGAATGTCGTAGCGCGGGCCGTTCTGGGGTTGTGGGAGGCCGCGGAGAAGGGCACCTGGTAG
- a CDS encoding alpha/beta fold hydrolase, with translation MTTLERLRNPSREHRFVTGDGAALHVETSGPAEAPVTLVLVHGWTQDHRTWDGVVGHLGPATRVVRYDLRGHGGSSPARRGAATIPRLADDLAELIAERVPNGPLVLAGHSMGGMTIMALAQRHPELVKARVAGVAFVATSSGQMDRITLGLPGLAGSMSARFERRLAKTLAHRKGDRLPLSPAMVRSGARFLVFGDKPKRGDVNSVVDQLLCAHPASLGEFQDAISVHDCRVALRALRTVPAVVLAGEKDRLCPLPHAKVIADELPDAEFVRYPGAGHMLPQERAAEVATRVKALLTAVSARPLAP, from the coding sequence GTGACCACGCTTGAACGGCTTCGCAACCCTTCGCGGGAGCACCGGTTCGTGACCGGTGACGGAGCCGCGCTGCACGTCGAGACGTCCGGTCCCGCCGAGGCACCGGTCACGCTCGTGCTGGTGCACGGCTGGACGCAGGACCACCGCACGTGGGACGGCGTCGTCGGGCACCTCGGACCTGCCACGCGGGTGGTGCGCTATGACCTGCGCGGCCACGGGGGGTCGTCGCCGGCTCGACGGGGGGCGGCGACGATCCCCCGGCTCGCGGACGACCTCGCCGAGCTGATCGCCGAACGCGTACCGAACGGACCGCTCGTGCTCGCGGGCCATTCGATGGGCGGCATGACGATCATGGCGCTCGCCCAACGTCATCCGGAGCTGGTGAAGGCCCGTGTGGCCGGCGTGGCGTTCGTGGCCACGTCGTCGGGCCAGATGGACCGCATCACGCTGGGGCTGCCGGGGCTGGCCGGGTCGATGTCGGCCAGGTTCGAGCGGCGGCTGGCCAAGACGCTGGCGCACCGCAAGGGCGACCGGCTGCCGTTGAGCCCGGCGATGGTGCGGTCCGGTGCGCGGTTCCTGGTGTTCGGCGACAAGCCGAAGCGCGGCGACGTGAACAGTGTCGTCGACCAGCTGCTGTGCGCGCATCCGGCGAGCCTGGGCGAGTTCCAGGACGCGATCTCCGTGCACGACTGCCGGGTGGCGTTGCGCGCGCTGCGGACCGTGCCCGCGGTGGTGCTGGCGGGGGAGAAGGACCGGCTGTGCCCGCTGCCGCACGCGAAGGTGATCGCCGACGAGCTGCCCGACGCCGAGTTCGTCCGCTACCCGGGCGCCGGCCACATGCTGCCGCAGGAGCGTGCGGCCGAAGTCGCCACGCGCGTCAAGGCCCTGCTGACCGCCGTGTCCGCTAGGCCCCTTGCCCCATAA
- a CDS encoding DUF4873 domain-containing protein — protein sequence MNDEDGYAGPAGLVVDGVEVAVQIDLRGYFQPIDGYYHWYGRVSASAELTTAVGGRKKACTVVVGDRSAAGELSDPDPWGRYRIMGTSTPPFSVPTSLEEVEAATA from the coding sequence ATGAACGACGAAGACGGTTACGCCGGCCCTGCCGGTCTCGTCGTCGACGGCGTGGAAGTGGCCGTGCAGATCGATCTGCGCGGCTATTTCCAGCCGATCGACGGGTACTACCACTGGTACGGACGGGTTTCCGCCTCCGCCGAGCTGACCACGGCGGTGGGCGGCCGGAAGAAGGCCTGCACGGTCGTGGTCGGGGACCGTTCGGCTGCCGGCGAGCTTTCGGATCCGGACCCGTGGGGGCGGTACCGGATCATGGGGACGTCCACTCCGCCGTTCTCCGTGCCGACGAGCTTGGAAGAAGTGGAAGCGGCGACTGCCTGA
- a CDS encoding DEAD/DEAH box helicase — protein sequence MTTGLCALVTREAITLTAEQSTTEETTTPAVALEHSESGPAALDISHPLQAGVEVEPEAPTFASFGVKPEIVKALGEAGIERTFAIQALTLPLAMAGDDLIGQARTGMGKTLGFGVPLLHRVEVPGDGTPQVLVVVPTRELCIQVANDLKGAGKHLGIRTLAIYGGRPYEPQIEALRKGVDVVIGTPGRLLDLAEQQHLVLGKVRGLVLDEADEMLDLGFLPDIERILRMVPDERQTMLFSATMPGPIITLARTFLRQPTHIRAEENDASAIHERTTQFVYRAHSMDKPEVIARVLQAEGRGLTMIFSRTKRTAQKVADDLVERGFAAAAVHGDLGQGAREQALRAFRSGKVDVLVATDVAARGIDIDDVTHVINYQCPDDEKTYVHRIGRTGRAGRTGVAVTLVDWDEMPRWKLISDTLGLDKPEPVETYSSSPHLYSDLGIPEGTTGRLPLAKRTRAGLAAEEEEDLGGKRRGRGGRSDTAASDDAPRKRTRTPRKRTRGGAKAAEAIENADAAAASSDAAPAGEERTRSRRRTRGGGGGESTGPAGAATASASASGETGETGERPARRRRRRRPSATSDTPASAD from the coding sequence GTGACAACCGGCCTGTGCGCGCTGGTCACGAGAGAGGCGATCACCCTGACCGCAGAACAGTCCACAACCGAAGAAACCACCACCCCCGCGGTCGCGCTGGAACACAGCGAGTCCGGTCCGGCCGCGCTCGACATCTCGCACCCGCTTCAGGCGGGCGTCGAGGTCGAGCCGGAAGCGCCGACGTTCGCTTCGTTCGGCGTGAAGCCGGAGATCGTGAAGGCGCTGGGCGAAGCCGGCATCGAGCGCACGTTCGCCATCCAGGCGCTCACGCTGCCGCTGGCCATGGCCGGCGACGACCTCATCGGCCAGGCCCGCACCGGCATGGGCAAGACGTTGGGTTTCGGCGTCCCGCTGCTGCACCGCGTCGAGGTCCCCGGCGACGGCACCCCGCAGGTGCTCGTCGTGGTCCCGACCCGCGAGCTGTGCATCCAGGTCGCCAACGACCTCAAGGGCGCCGGCAAGCACCTCGGCATCCGCACGCTGGCGATCTACGGCGGCCGTCCGTACGAGCCGCAGATCGAGGCGCTGCGCAAGGGCGTCGACGTCGTGATCGGCACCCCGGGCCGCCTGCTCGACCTGGCCGAGCAGCAGCACCTGGTGCTGGGCAAGGTCCGCGGGCTCGTGCTCGACGAGGCCGACGAGATGCTCGACCTGGGCTTCCTGCCCGACATCGAGCGCATCCTGCGCATGGTGCCGGACGAGCGGCAGACGATGCTGTTCTCCGCCACGATGCCGGGCCCGATCATCACGCTGGCACGCACGTTCCTGAGGCAGCCCACGCACATCCGCGCCGAGGAAAACGACGCGAGCGCGATCCACGAGCGCACCACGCAGTTCGTCTACCGGGCGCACTCGATGGACAAGCCCGAGGTCATCGCGCGTGTGCTACAGGCCGAGGGCCGTGGGCTCACGATGATCTTCAGCCGCACCAAGCGCACCGCGCAGAAGGTGGCCGACGACCTGGTCGAGCGCGGGTTCGCCGCGGCGGCCGTGCACGGCGACCTGGGCCAGGGCGCGCGTGAGCAGGCGCTGCGCGCGTTCCGTTCCGGCAAGGTCGACGTGCTGGTGGCGACCGATGTCGCGGCCCGCGGCATCGACATCGACGACGTCACCCACGTGATCAACTATCAGTGCCCGGACGACGAGAAGACCTACGTCCACCGCATCGGCCGCACCGGCCGCGCGGGGCGCACGGGGGTCGCGGTCACGCTCGTCGACTGGGACGAGATGCCGCGCTGGAAGCTGATCTCCGACACGCTGGGTCTGGACAAGCCGGAGCCGGTCGAGACGTACTCGTCGTCGCCGCACCTGTACAGCGACCTCGGCATTCCGGAGGGCACCACCGGCCGGCTCCCGCTCGCGAAGCGGACCCGCGCCGGGCTGGCCGCCGAGGAGGAAGAGGACCTGGGCGGCAAACGCCGTGGCCGTGGCGGCCGGAGTGACACCGCTGCCTCGGACGACGCGCCGCGCAAGCGCACGCGGACTCCGCGCAAGCGCACCCGTGGTGGCGCGAAGGCGGCCGAGGCGATCGAAAACGCCGACGCCGCTGCTGCTTCCTCCGACGCCGCTCCGGCCGGCGAAGAGCGCACGCGCTCGCGTCGCCGCACCCGTGGTGGCGGAGGTGGCGAGTCGACCGGCCCCGCCGGTGCGGCCACCGCGTCGGCCTCGGCTTCGGGAGAAACCGGAGAAACGGGCGAGCGTCCGGCACGTCGGCGCCGTCGTCGCCGCCCCTCCGCGACGTCTGATACACCTGCGTCGGCAGACTGA
- a CDS encoding alpha/beta fold hydrolase, with product MAVPGTLCSPAVFGPLARAWPGVVHAVDWMSVPGPWRIEDVAERIASRIDRPVLLVGHSTGGCIALQLTAKHPELVAGLLLANTGAHMRGHGDVDGILRTISQAWGPQLHAAVLDRSFASPLPTQLRDDLLAYAEQVPQEAALEVLTSQRDLDLTPELATIRCPVRVLHGVHDRARSVADAQYLAEHLPTAELTTVDTGHTPVFEDVPATVQALKSLMGQGA from the coding sequence GTGGCCGTCCCGGGCACGCTTTGCAGCCCGGCGGTCTTCGGTCCACTCGCACGGGCGTGGCCGGGTGTCGTGCACGCCGTGGACTGGATGTCGGTGCCCGGGCCGTGGCGGATCGAGGACGTGGCCGAGCGGATCGCTTCGCGGATCGACCGGCCGGTGCTGCTCGTGGGGCACTCGACGGGCGGCTGCATCGCGTTGCAGCTCACGGCGAAGCACCCCGAGCTGGTGGCCGGGCTGCTGCTCGCCAACACCGGCGCGCACATGCGGGGCCACGGCGACGTCGACGGGATCCTCCGGACGATTTCGCAGGCTTGGGGGCCGCAGCTGCACGCGGCGGTGCTGGACCGGTCGTTCGCTTCACCATTGCCGACGCAGTTGCGGGACGACCTGCTCGCGTATGCCGAACAAGTGCCGCAGGAGGCCGCGTTGGAGGTGCTGACCAGCCAGCGCGATCTCGATCTGACGCCGGAGCTCGCGACGATCCGGTGCCCGGTGCGGGTGCTGCACGGCGTCCACGACCGGGCCCGGTCGGTGGCGGACGCGCAGTACCTGGCAGAGCACCTGCCCACCGCGGAACTGACCACAGTGGACACCGGGCACACCCCCGTCTTCGAGGATGTGCCCGCGACGGTTCAGGCGTTGAAGTCCCTTATGGGGCAAGGGGCCTAG